Genomic segment of Agrobacterium vitis:
AGATTCTACAGAGGTCCCAGCCTCGTCCGAGGCACGGATTTGTCGCTGGAGGCGCGTTATGCGCTCTTGTGCAATCGGCTTGTCGGCAAGGGTAAACGACTGCGTCAGGATGAACTCGTGGTTCACCTGTAACAGTCCGTCCAACATGCCGGGTCCAGTGAAAGGTGGATATTCCTTGATTGACAGCAGTGCGCCATACCGCGACTCTTCGTCGACGGCGGCTTGCGCGTGAAAGGCGCGCTTGGCGAAGTGGAGACGAGACGTTCCGATGAAGTTTCGAATGCCCATGCGCGGCAGTCGCATCTTTCGAGACACGCTACCCGTTAGGATAGAATTGAAAAATTCGCAGGGCTCGGAATAAGGTTCGCCCTTGGTTTCTTCCTCCTGCCCCTCGATCTTTGCGGTATCGTCGGACTTCTTCCGGTAGGTTATGCCGAGCGAACGGGCTCCGTATTTACTCAGTTCACGGACGATATTCCCGATCAGTTCCTCCAGGTCCGTTACCTCTTCGCGAGTGGCCTGTGTTTTAGCGTCCTTGTTTGACTGCGTAAAAATTCGCTTGAGAGAGTCGCCAACACCAAGCGCGCCGCGCATGCCCGAACGGACAATCGTCAAGTAGATCTCGTTTGTGAACATGCGCTTCTTGCGAAGCTGGTCCATGTATCGCGTATTGAGGATGTCGCAGAATGATTGGTCGAACTTTCCACCGATCTCGGTTTCGACCTCGCGACGGATCACGGTTGACCACAGGGAAAACCGGCTTGAGCCGAGCGCGCGGATCATCGTGTTCTGAACGACCGATCGCATATTCAATTCGGCCTGATCTTCGGTCTGGAAAAACAAGCCGTCGAGCTTGATAACACTGGCGAGCGATCCATTCTCAAGACCTATCACCGTGTCCGAGACATGCCGCATGTAGGGAATATGAACGGACATAGGCCGCTCGTTTCCGGCGACCTTCCCAAATCCTAGCTCTTCTTTGACGACTTTCAGCATAATTATGGTCCGTACGAGTTGGTGCCCCAAAAGCGCTTATTGGGAGTGCGGGGGGTCTTGCGTGACGAAACCTGAAGCACGTCGAGAATTTTCGCGTCCCATGTGCAAAGCGAGAACAGGACCAGGTAGCCCACAGGCGCGAGCAGAAGCGCGGCAAGATGGTTCGACGCAAGCCAACCGATGATGGTTATGCCGATGATCAGCACAACCGCCATGTATGGCACGCCCCAAAGGGTAGGTGACCGGGTCAGACCGATCACCAAAGGCGTAAGCGCCGGCTTCTCATCCGAGAACTCGCTCAACTTACTGCCCGCCCACCGAAGAGATCATCTGATCAACAATGGCGGGAGCGCCGAACACGAGCCCGATACCAATGACGACCGCGCCGGCTGTAAACCAAGACAACCGACCGGCAAATGCCATGAAGCCCAAGGCGATTACGGCGATGATCGCCAACAACCGGCCAAATGGGCCAGTGATGAAATCCACGATCATCTGCACGGCGGTCTGAATAGGGCCGAAAGCACCACTGCCGCCGCCACCTGCCCCTTGCGCAAACGCCAGCTCAGCACCGACGATCTGTACCGCCGCGACCACGCCAAGAAGCGCGATCACCTTAACCGCTTGGGATTGACCCAACTTCACACTTTTCATC
This window contains:
- a CDS encoding VirB3 family type IV secretion system protein codes for the protein MSEFSDEKPALTPLVIGLTRSPTLWGVPYMAVVLIIGITIIGWLASNHLAALLLAPVGYLVLFSLCTWDAKILDVLQVSSRKTPRTPNKRFWGTNSYGP
- a CDS encoding TrbC/VirB2 family type IV secretion system protein, which produces MKSVKLGQSQAVKVIALLGVVAAVQIVGAELAFAQGAGGGGSGAFGPIQTAVQMIVDFITGPFGRLLAIIAVIALGFMAFAGRLSWFTAGAVVIGIGLVFGAPAIVDQMISSVGGQ